The proteins below come from a single Chitinophaga pinensis DSM 2588 genomic window:
- a CDS encoding ring-cleaving dioxygenase codes for MEDRILGLHHITAIADNAKRNLQFYTDTLGVRFVKKTVNFDDPGTYHFYFGDEHGTPGTILTFFPWEGIGRGNTGTGMATEIGYSVPAGSLDFWADRFAAKNVVHGPVAERFGELYLPFEDPDGLKLNLIVPKNADNRTGWETAEVKAAHATKGFHSIVLNLRSIGPTANILTDVLGYKFLEQEGNRHRFITDAVQEAAIVDLIESPKESAGKGGGGTNHHVAFRVANDEVLMQFRDKVLKKGLNITQKINRDYFYSLYFREPGGVLFELATNNPGFTVDEPLEQLGQNLKLPVQYESIRADIEKVLPAL; via the coding sequence ATGGAAGATAGAATATTAGGTCTGCACCACATTACAGCGATTGCTGATAATGCTAAAAGAAACCTTCAGTTTTATACAGATACACTAGGGGTTCGTTTTGTAAAGAAGACAGTGAACTTCGACGATCCCGGTACATATCACTTCTATTTCGGTGACGAACACGGTACTCCCGGCACCATCCTCACATTCTTCCCATGGGAAGGCATCGGTCGCGGTAACACCGGTACCGGTATGGCCACAGAGATCGGTTATTCCGTTCCAGCAGGCAGCCTTGATTTCTGGGCTGACCGCTTCGCCGCTAAAAATGTGGTACATGGTCCTGTAGCAGAAAGATTCGGTGAACTGTACCTGCCATTCGAAGATCCCGATGGACTGAAATTAAACCTGATCGTGCCTAAAAATGCAGACAACCGTACTGGTTGGGAAACGGCGGAAGTAAAAGCGGCCCACGCCACCAAAGGCTTCCACAGCATCGTACTGAACCTCAGAAGTATCGGTCCGACAGCTAATATCCTGACAGACGTACTGGGTTATAAATTCCTGGAACAGGAAGGTAACCGTCACCGTTTCATTACTGACGCCGTACAGGAAGCTGCTATCGTAGACCTGATCGAATCTCCGAAAGAATCTGCCGGTAAAGGCGGTGGCGGTACTAACCACCACGTTGCTTTCCGTGTGGCAAATGACGAGGTGCTGATGCAGTTCAGAGATAAAGTCCTGAAAAAAGGTCTCAATATCACCCAGAAAATCAACCGCGATTATTTCTACTCCCTGTATTTCAGAGAACCAGGCGGCGTACTGTTTGAACTGGCGACCAACAACCCCGGTTTTACCGTAGACGAACCGCTGGAACAACTGGGACAAAACCTGAAACTGCCGGTACAGTATGAATCTATCCGCGCAGATATCGAAAAAGTATTACCAGCGCTTTAA
- a CDS encoding GNAT family N-acetyltransferase, translating to MDEVVIRLNAKKHGAFYLMHEGEQAGEMVIGIDGDVLTAYHTEIMPQVEGKGLARILMNGMVTYAREHNLKVRPLCAYVHAQFKKHPEEFADIWLKQEGE from the coding sequence ATGGATGAAGTAGTAATCAGGCTCAATGCCAAAAAACACGGCGCCTTCTATCTAATGCATGAAGGTGAACAGGCCGGTGAAATGGTGATCGGTATAGACGGCGACGTACTCACCGCCTATCATACAGAGATAATGCCCCAGGTCGAAGGTAAAGGCCTGGCCAGAATCCTGATGAATGGAATGGTGACCTACGCCCGTGAACACAACCTGAAAGTCAGACCATTGTGTGCTTATGTGCACGCACAGTTCAAAAAACATCCCGAAGAGTTTGCGGACATCTGGCTGAAACAGGAAGGAGAATAA
- a CDS encoding alpha/beta hydrolase: MHTKNIITAGKKTTEAKKALIMIHGRGGSAEDILTLANYLNVKDYALLAPQATGHTWYPYSFLMPPAQNEPWLSSALSVLKEVVDDVVADGIAAENIYFLGFSQGACLTLEFITRNAAKYGGTVAFTGGLIGDQLYPENYSGNFNGSPVFIGTSNPDPHVPVDRVKATEKVLKDMGADITVNVYNNMGHTISQEEINWANQLVFK, encoded by the coding sequence ATGCATACCAAGAATATAATAACAGCAGGGAAAAAGACGACAGAAGCAAAGAAAGCGCTGATCATGATACATGGTCGTGGTGGTAGTGCGGAAGACATCCTCACACTGGCCAACTACCTGAACGTAAAGGACTATGCGCTGTTAGCCCCGCAGGCTACCGGTCATACATGGTACCCCTATTCGTTCCTCATGCCACCAGCTCAGAATGAACCATGGCTGTCTTCCGCACTGAGTGTGCTGAAAGAAGTGGTGGACGATGTAGTGGCAGACGGTATCGCAGCAGAAAATATCTATTTCCTCGGATTCTCCCAGGGCGCCTGTCTGACCCTGGAATTCATCACCCGTAACGCGGCTAAATATGGTGGTACGGTAGCCTTTACCGGTGGACTGATCGGCGATCAGCTCTATCCGGAGAACTACAGCGGGAATTTCAACGGAAGCCCGGTATTTATTGGTACCAGTAATCCCGATCCGCATGTACCGGTTGACCGTGTAAAAGCCACAGAGAAAGTGCTGAAGGACATGGGCGCTGATATTACGGTCAATGTGTATAATAACATGGGACATACCATCAGTCAGGAAGAGATAAACTGGGCGAATCAACTCGTCTTTAAATAA
- a CDS encoding Crp/Fnr family transcriptional regulator — MFGPIDQFVARFIQLTPEELEIFHSLLEHRKVKKKSFLLREGEVCDYEAYILKGCVRTFYVDKQGAETNLTFAIEDWWVADLASFSEQQPSRQNIETLEDCELLTITFENKNLLYLKVPKFERLFRILLQRTASVMQQRIYASISQTAEERYLAFMERYPAIVQRIPQHHIARYIGVSPEFLSKVRSTMYRKGN; from the coding sequence ATGTTCGGCCCAATTGACCAATTCGTTGCCAGGTTTATTCAGCTCACGCCGGAAGAGCTGGAGATCTTCCATTCTCTCCTGGAACACAGGAAAGTGAAAAAGAAAAGTTTTCTCCTGAGAGAAGGGGAAGTCTGTGATTATGAGGCATATATCCTTAAAGGGTGTGTGCGTACCTTTTATGTGGACAAACAGGGCGCCGAAACCAATCTGACCTTTGCTATAGAGGACTGGTGGGTAGCTGACCTGGCCAGTTTCTCTGAGCAACAGCCCTCAAGACAAAATATTGAGACGCTGGAGGACTGTGAACTGCTGACCATCACCTTTGAGAATAAAAACCTGCTGTATCTGAAAGTGCCTAAGTTTGAAAGACTGTTCAGGATATTGTTACAACGTACGGCCAGTGTGATGCAGCAGCGTATTTATGCTTCTATCTCCCAGACGGCAGAGGAACGTTATCTCGCTTTTATGGAAAGATATCCTGCTATTGTACAACGTATTCCGCAGCATCATATTGCACGGTATATCGGTGTATCGCCGGAGTTTTTGAGTAAGGTGAGGAGTACGATGTACAGGAAAGGAAATTAG
- a CDS encoding MG2 domain-containing protein produces the protein MEFSSIRKYTRLKWIIPICSAGVLTAFSLLPADDWQDKVTNALALFGKRYPQEKVYLHFDKDIYASGETMWFKAYIMLQNQPSLTASILYVELLDKDGNVVTKKRLPAQGAAAAGDFELPETLKSGQYQVRAYTAWMLNYDQSFLFYKNIEILDPSKKVTVPAKDTAKADFAVQFFPEGGNMLANNAGLVAFKAIDQNGFPVAIAGTVQNSRKETVAEIKTIHDGMGTFELTPAAGEQYRAVVKVGAGQQKTFDLPAASTEGVALKLYNRGNRVFYQATLANPDDTTYRRMMVIGQVQNQLVYKALLDVGEGRISGFIPTQGLPTGIVHVTLFSDKGLPVSERLAFVRKADQIDLSFMNAEITTTPRGKSSIELFAPDSMQSTMSVSITDADQVLKDPDEHNILSTFLMTSDLKGYVYNPAWYFRDTAKATVDAIDLVMLTNGWSRFSWKKILNNDMPQLKFPYEQGMSIKGTAVTNTGRYPAAGGKVDFIFKNPLDSSTSFSSAEVNDKGEFEIPNIQFMDTVLVFFQGNDKQRKKDVQVTFDKHFFDINQPVSTPYPVRVPLGLDNAAMSRFLITANESNKVNRSITNKTVYLKEVNIRDKKITPQQTTEQRYTSGMFSSGDGYTFDLTKETPFQLNVFQYLQSRVAGLNITGDLNNPALSWRGGKPSLYLNEMPTDVSMLANVNVNDIALVKVFRPPFMGGFGGGAGGAIAVYTKKGGDNQGDQTIRGFERMKKAGYSLVKEFYSPDYAVKKEVHELPDKRLTLYWNPYISVDSITYARTIQFYNNDFSKRFRIVVEGITADGRVGRVEQVF, from the coding sequence ATGGAATTTTCATCAATAAGAAAGTACACCCGACTAAAATGGATTATCCCTATCTGTTCTGCAGGCGTGCTTACAGCATTCTCCCTGTTGCCGGCTGACGACTGGCAGGATAAGGTTACAAATGCATTGGCACTGTTTGGAAAGCGTTACCCACAGGAAAAAGTATACCTGCATTTTGACAAAGACATCTATGCCTCCGGCGAAACGATGTGGTTCAAGGCATATATCATGCTTCAGAATCAGCCCTCTCTGACGGCTTCCATCCTGTATGTGGAGTTGCTGGATAAGGACGGGAATGTAGTCACTAAAAAAAGGCTGCCTGCTCAGGGCGCTGCCGCAGCTGGTGACTTTGAGTTGCCCGAAACCCTGAAATCCGGTCAGTACCAGGTCAGGGCATATACTGCCTGGATGCTGAACTATGACCAGTCCTTCCTTTTCTACAAGAATATCGAAATACTGGACCCTTCTAAAAAGGTGACAGTACCGGCAAAGGATACGGCCAAAGCCGACTTTGCGGTACAGTTCTTCCCGGAAGGGGGTAATATGCTGGCAAACAATGCTGGTCTGGTAGCCTTCAAAGCCATTGATCAGAATGGCTTCCCGGTAGCCATCGCCGGTACGGTACAGAACAGCAGGAAAGAAACCGTAGCAGAGATCAAAACCATCCATGATGGTATGGGTACGTTCGAACTGACGCCCGCCGCTGGTGAACAATACCGTGCGGTCGTGAAAGTAGGCGCCGGTCAGCAGAAAACATTTGACCTCCCCGCAGCAAGCACCGAGGGTGTAGCCCTGAAGCTCTACAACAGAGGTAACCGTGTTTTCTACCAGGCTACCCTGGCCAACCCGGATGATACCACCTACCGCAGGATGATGGTCATCGGTCAGGTACAGAACCAGCTTGTATATAAAGCACTCCTCGATGTAGGAGAAGGCCGTATCAGCGGTTTCATTCCTACACAGGGACTGCCGACTGGTATCGTACACGTGACCCTGTTCAGCGACAAAGGACTGCCGGTTTCCGAGCGACTGGCCTTTGTACGGAAAGCAGACCAGATTGACCTCAGCTTCATGAACGCGGAGATCACTACTACGCCGAGAGGAAAGAGCTCCATCGAGCTGTTTGCACCGGATAGTATGCAGAGTACCATGTCCGTCTCTATTACAGATGCCGACCAGGTACTGAAAGATCCGGATGAACACAATATCCTGTCTACCTTCCTGATGACTTCCGACCTGAAAGGATATGTCTATAATCCGGCCTGGTACTTCAGAGATACCGCCAAAGCAACAGTCGATGCGATCGACCTGGTGATGCTGACAAACGGATGGAGCAGATTCAGCTGGAAAAAGATCCTCAATAATGACATGCCACAGCTGAAGTTCCCTTATGAACAGGGCATGTCCATCAAGGGTACAGCCGTAACCAATACCGGCCGTTATCCGGCAGCAGGTGGTAAAGTGGACTTTATCTTCAAAAACCCGCTGGATAGCAGCACCTCCTTCTCTTCTGCCGAAGTAAATGATAAAGGAGAGTTTGAAATTCCAAATATCCAGTTCATGGATACCGTCCTGGTATTCTTCCAGGGGAATGACAAACAGCGCAAAAAAGATGTGCAGGTGACCTTCGATAAACACTTCTTCGATATCAATCAGCCGGTAAGCACGCCTTATCCTGTCCGTGTACCACTGGGACTGGATAACGCAGCCATGAGCCGTTTCCTGATCACTGCCAATGAAAGCAATAAGGTCAACAGATCTATCACCAATAAAACCGTTTACCTGAAAGAGGTGAACATCCGTGATAAAAAGATCACGCCACAGCAGACGACCGAGCAGCGTTATACCTCCGGGATGTTCTCTTCCGGCGATGGTTATACCTTCGACCTGACCAAAGAAACACCTTTCCAGCTGAACGTATTCCAGTACCTGCAATCCAGAGTGGCAGGTCTGAATATCACCGGCGATCTTAACAACCCTGCCTTGTCATGGCGCGGGGGTAAGCCTTCATTGTACCTGAACGAAATGCCAACCGACGTAAGTATGCTGGCAAACGTGAACGTCAATGACATTGCGTTGGTGAAAGTATTCCGTCCGCCGTTTATGGGTGGTTTCGGTGGTGGCGCCGGTGGTGCAATTGCCGTATACACCAAGAAAGGTGGCGATAACCAGGGCGATCAGACCATCCGTGGTTTCGAGCGTATGAAGAAAGCAGGTTACAGCCTGGTGAAAGAGTTCTATTCACCTGACTACGCCGTGAAGAAAGAAGTACATGAACTGCCTGACAAACGTCTGACCCTGTACTGGAACCCTTACATTTCTGTAGATTCCATTACTTATGCCAGGACGATCCAATTTTATAATAATGACTTCTCTAAACGTTTCCGTATTGTAGTAGAAGGTATTACTGCGGATGGACGTGTGGGACGTGTGGAACAGGTCTTTTAG